The genomic window AAAAAGAAATACAGTGGAAAGCGACCGAGCCTCATTTAAATAAATGTTCGGGAACTTTGGGTGCGGTGGAAATGCaaagcacacagattaccaggaattcttttacccaggtcaGTTAGTTCCTGGGAATAAAAGTTCCTTGGAATCTGATGGAAAAGGGGCTCATGACTGAAGTGGGATTCTTGTGTGTGGAACATGTGCATACTGTAGTTTTTCTTCGGCAGTCAATAGTTGATATAATAACAAACTGGCACAAAcctaacacacaaaaaacatacactaACAACACAGGCCTCCAGAAACTCAATTGCACAGGTAGAGGGAAAGACAGGAACAGTGAAGACAATAGCTGTCTGCAGGTTATAAAACATTCTTggttaatgaaaacaaataaaaaacacacaaaccctcTAAACTGGTTAAATGACAAATGTCTATCTCACTGTGGCCCGCTGCAGATCCACATATGGAAGAATTACAAACTTTACACTTGGTTTGGAAGCTACAATTGGACAAGACGAAGACATGTGAAGAACAGTCTTACATTAGTCTTTGTTGTGCCCCCCCACAGCTCAGTGACTCAGTTATCATGGCTGCTTCTGTCCAGTCCTGTGTCTTTGCGAAACTAGCAATCTGACGTCTCTGTCCACTTTATGCAGCTGATGACCAGGCTGTGGAGGTGAAAAAGTAGGAGGCATCTGAACTTCTTGTTAGTGTAACTGTCAGTGTGTTTCTCACCGAATGTCTCTGATGAGGACATTTATCGTTAGCTTGGCGTGGTAATTTAGAGGAGCTATAAAGACTTCTTGCCTTCTGATCAAGTCAAATTTGTATTTATCGTCAAGCAGCTCAAAAATATTCATTCTAGTTTTTAATCCTATGTTCGATCAGCACTGTGTGTCCTTTGTATAGAAGTGCAGGGAGAAACAAAGTCCTGCCCAAGTAGCAGAGGGGGCTTTGTCACCCCGGACAAGACTAACATGTACAATGAATGCAGCTGAGTGTCCTGTGCTCCTATTCGGTACAATCAGATCTAGAACTATGCAAGTTGTCATCTGTGTTGGactgtaatgaatgaatgaggtcCCTCAGTTCACCTCTGCTCTCAACGTTTGTGCTCTGTCCAAAAGAGAGATGGCGTACGCTCTGTGTATGAGAAAATCTAGAGGTTGGGAGATTCCagtggttttagtgtttttgataaCCTGAATGAAACATCATGAGGTTGGCCActgttattattactgttgttttcTCTGTTGTTGGAGCATACATAGCTCTTAAATTTCAATGTAAAAGTGTGTGGAGACACATTAAAAAGCTGCAATACACCTCGTTCCTAAAAATAACCTTAAAAAGGCAAACCACATTGATGAAATACACAAAGACATTACCTCATCTCAGACCAAAATAAAATCTGCTTCTTTTAAACCCCTCCACTGTATGATGTCAGTGTGATCTGAGCAGACTGTTACAGCTCCAAACTTATTGATCGGTTCTGATCATGCACAGTATATAGTAGGTTGTTGGATTTGTCTAACAGCATCTTCTCTGTCCTGATGTTGTAGGTGCTGTCTGATATGACCATACTCCAGCGGAGGATCCCCCCTAGTTTCAGAGACCCTGCCAGCGCCCCACTGAGGAAACTCTCTGTTGACCTCATCAAGACTTACAAGCACATCAATGAggtgagacacacatacacacacctgagGAGAGCTTCCACTTGTATTTAGtgttatttagttgtttgtttagaTGGTTTTATAAGTTCATTAAAAGATTTATTTCTTTTAGAggcttgttttagttcagtttcaggcTGGTCCTTCAGGCATTACAAGAACAGTCATGATTTGTAAGAAGTTAGGGTTAAGGTAGGATGAAAGAACACAtgacatcaaatatgatttacaaaaccaCCGGTTATTAAAGATCCCACATTGTACATTGCTACTTCACACAGCAGAGCTCTGTAATTGGGACTTTGTATGTTCAGGTTCATCATGTGACTCTTAATCCTTAGAGGTTATatgaggacagaagacagaggtgGTCCTGGGCTGGCATGTATGTTTTTTGAGTAAATTAGTATAGACAGGACCTGTGTATAAGTGGCCACTATGTAAACAATGTCTGGTCCTGTTTCACATCGAGGACTAACAGTTGTACAATAGTTACAGCTGTGTTTAGCTCTGAAGCAGATGTGTCATGATGCCTTTACATTTAATTCCTCTCAGTCAGATTTTATGTAACCTGCATAAGCACCAAAAACTCTATGCTTTATCCTAATAATTGTCAATTTTATAtacgattaaaaaaaaacaaggtaaTGAGTGCTGACTCTGATATATCTCATGGGTGTATTTTTCTAGGTGTACTATACTAAGAAGAAGCGGCGGGCCCAGCAGGTCCCTCCAGAGGACAGCAGCACCAAGAAGGAGAGAAAAGTCTACAATGATGGCTATGACGACGACAATTACGACTACAttgtcaaaaatggagaaaagtgGCTGGACCGCTATGAGATAGACTCACTAATCGGGAAGGGCTCCTTCGGACAGGTGAGGGTCTTCCTCAGTGTTGGTCATGGTTCCTTACGAACTGCAACAGTACCAGCACAAATTTAAAGTCTTCAAGGGGCTGAGTTTTGACATTTATACTCATAAAGGAAATGGTTCTTTTATTCTTTTGAACGTAAGAAGGTTGGAATTAGTGATATAAAGTCTGTTGTTTAGgaaatttgtttaattttttctctttaagtATGAGACAGAGACATATCTGTGTTTTAAGTATGGAGCTGGAGGCCTCTAAGAGTTGAAAAGTGGAATTATCAACACTGAAGCTCTATGATAAACGTGTTGTCATTTTTTACATTGTGCACAACTATGTACAACTGCTAATATATAAACTGTAGTGTTTAGAGTTCTGTTTTTAGCTGAAACAATTAATGCACTTCGCATTTGTTtgagtttatttttctttatatttgcaCATACCCAGGATAGCTTGTTCCTCATGATAAAAAAGGCACACCGTGTCTTGGTCCTGATATTAGTCATATCTCATTCAATAAAACAAAACCTAATGTCATCAGGTgtcagtactttgttttgttttttttgttttttttttgttttttacagaatTGCGCTTTTCAGATTTGACCCTGGTTAAGCTTGTTGCTGTTTTTCTCCTTGCAGGTGGTGAAGGCCTACGACCACCATGAGCAGGAATGGGTCGCCATTAAGATCATCAAGAACAAAAAGGCGTTTCTAAACCAGGCACAGATTGAACTACGCCTGTTGGAGCTCATGAACAAGCATGACACTGAGATGAAATATTACATAGGTAAGTTATACAGTACGTGGAAAAGGAGGTGGGAGAATATGGGGAATAATGAGGGGGTCTGTTTATGTTTGAACTAAGTAAAATTAATGATAAATTGCCATAGACAATTCAGATTACACCCATCTCCAACGTGTAATATGCTTCactatcaaagaaaaaaaacagaaaacagggcAACATTTTTATTCTCCTCCCACATCTGACTAATTTAGCTGAAACACTTGAAATGTTGTGTGGTGCTTTTCCCTGAGCTGACTCttgttcatgtttcttttaaCCTTCCTTCCTGTCTCCCATTTGTCtctcttgtgtgtgtgtctgtcaacCTGTCTGTGTGCAGTCCACCTGAAGCGTCACTTTATGTTTAGGAACCATCTGTGTTTGGTGTTTGAGTTGTTGAGCTACAACCTGTATGATCTGCTGAGGAACACCAACTTCAGAGGAGTATCCCTTAACCTCACCAGGAAATTTGCACAGCAGCTCTGTACAGGTGGGCACAtgctgtgaacacacacatgtTGAATCTTAAGGGTTAATGCAATGACATAAGAGCAGTATGTGGGTGTTGTATTTGACTGTGTAGTATGTCATTCCACATCCATCTCATGTCTTATTTGGACTCATGGGATGAAGAGATGATTAGCCAAGGTTAGCATAAAGACAGGAAGTGCAGATCCTCTCAACTCACAAAGAAATAATAGTTTAAATGTCACGCTAATTTCATGCTATATAACCATGGTTGTGGTTTATTTAACAGCAGTTGGAATAAATTTCTTAAACCTCTGACACTTCTATCTTACACACATTGTAAGCATATATTATTTGGATAAAAAGATGAAGGACAGTGTTATGTCTTATAAGTTTGCGTTGGGGTTATCATAGTCtggcatttaaatttttttttttttactttttatttcattttgacttttttgtcactttgttttttatttttgaaaatgcttagtttattttttaaggGGTTCAGTTACATGTAGCCTTTTTTTCATTTGTCGTTCACTCAGTTATGTTTTTGTAAAGGCTTTTGGGAATTTACTAAAAATAGTTACTATaaaaagggttaattttgtttattagtaagccttttctgaataattttttgACAGTAAGGTTTGTCCATACACAGTTTTCATCATGTTGCTAGTTTTGTGTGCAGGTTGACGAAGAAAATTTCTGAAAGATTTTAGGCCTTTTTTATAAATGTGAAATTAAATCTTGATTTCTTTGTAATAAATATTTGGATCCGAATACACAAATATGACAGAGGTCACTCTTTGGGAAGATCCCACAGAGAACAACTCTTAAAAGGTCAATGGGCTTCACTATCATTCAACATGttaagtctctctctctcttgaaaTATATACAGGTTTTCGATCACGTGTTTAAAGTTTATACTAATTTCTTTTGCTTATGATACAACTGATTTGTTGTCACTGTCAAATGTAGAAACTCTGGATTCTGGTTCTCGTGACAGAAATAAAGAACATAAGTTTTTCTGTCCACAGCATTATTATTCTTAGCCACGCCAGAGCTGTCAATCATTCACTGCGACCTGAAACCAGAGAACATCTTGCTGTGTAACCCCAAGAGATCTGCCATCAAGATAGTCGACTTTGGCTCATCCTGCCAGCTGGGACAGAGGGTGAGCAGCACCTGGACACTCAGCACTTCACTATCACCATCAAAGTTAgcttaaataaagttaaaatcttAGTTCATGTTAATTAGAACAACAGTTCAGACCTGAATGCTTCATGGGAAAAAACCTGCCTACTTGTCTCCTTCTAGGATAAGTATCTTTGTCTGATAATTGATATAAACTGTTATCTCTTTACAATTAAGTTTTCTTAATTTGGCAAAAATGTTTCATCCGTCATGACTTCCTATCACCGTGAGGCACTGAAACACAACATTAGTGTCATTTGACTTTCTTTCTCTAAATCTAAAAAGTAAATAACAAGTGCTTAGATTTGTTGATTCTTCAACATACGGTCTACAGCCTACATGACTATTCTATATGTGAATTTAAAGAAAACCTACAGTAACTGGACCGTCCTTCTCTCAGTGTTGGTTCATGAACGTCTCCTCACTTCCCTCTCACTGTTCTCTTCTCAGATCTACCAGTACATCCAGAGCAGGTTTTACCGCTCTCCGGAGGTTTTGTTGGGAATGCCATATGACCTGGCCATCGACATGTGGTCTCTAGGCTGCATCCTAGTGGAAATGCACACAGGAGAGCCTCTGTTCAGCGGCTCCAATGAGGTAATGGCACCACCTCCCTAAACATGGAAAACAACAATGACTGTCCAGGGATTCTGTATTGTATTTCAGCAACATACACGCCTGATTCAACATGTTTTAACGCCTTAGTTTGCTTTGTAGTTGTGTAGAAATGTGATAGCTGTGTTGTCCTCTTTGTTCCAGCTGCCTCTATGCTACTATATTTTGTGTGCAACAGCTATGGAGTGCAATAACCAGTGGTAGAAGAAGTACTTAGATCGTTTACTTAAATGTACCAAAAAAAGTATAATCAAGTCAAACAAGTCTTACATGAAAAGTCCTGCTTTAGTTCAAAAGTATTAGCAAATAAATTGGTTTTGTTCTTATTAATGTACAAAAAATGTGCCATTTTATCCCTTGTGAAAAATCTGCATCTGAAAAGGAAATAAAGCTGTCAGTCAAAGGTAGCTGAATAAAAAGTGTAATATTTCAGGGTGCTTGCACAGATctagaaagtcttaaaaagtatggaattttgaaacactgttttccagaccttgaaatgtctggaattttgtgtgaaagtcttaatgaagtatggaaaaaagtttctctcatagttgaattttagagtatgctcaaaggcacagaatcctgtaagataaaaaaaaaatacgagGATAGCATGTAAAAActagatatgatttcactaatcGGTCAGTACTGGAAGGATTCTAGTGAGACTTGTTTGTgtgacttttgtgattttcatgttttgaaaatttttctgtcagtaaaacataattcattcatacatttataaaaatgaacttttctagtACACAcaaacaggtacaatctcaaccaaaaaagtaggaacacaagtataaaagtacataaagtcaaggtctggaggaaaaaaatagcagttttgaaaaattctggaatttttatttggataaagagcaagcaccctgtatttgcctctgagatgtagtgacATAGGAGGATGAAGCAGCATTAAGTGAAAGTACTTGAGCAAAGTACATGCACCTCATATTTGTACTTACAGACACATTTACTTTCCATCACTGATCATAAAAAGATTTTCCCTACATTTTCTCTAGCCTCTAGTCATCTTCTAAACGAGTAGCTCATAGTGGTTTTTCTGTCATGGATGAATGTCATTGATGTTACTGCAGTACACAGACTAATTCTACTATGTGTCGTGTCTGTGTGCAGGTTGACCAGATGAATAAGATTGTGGAGGTTTTGGGGGTCCCTCCCAGCCACATGCTGGATGCAGCTCCTAAAGCAAGGAAGTATTTTGACAAGCTGTCAGACGGTCTGTGGACAGTGAAGAAGAACAAGGACATTAAAAAGGTACTAGATTTCAGTTTAAGTCATAGTATTCCAATATGATGTATTAGTACAGCGGTCAGTTCTTCTTTACCATTAGGCAAAACAAATGCGCTTATGTTTGTTCTAGGAGTATAAACCCCCAGCCACACGGCGTCTTCATGAGATTTTGGGTGTAGAGACTGGGGGACCAGGGGGCCGGAGGGCGGGAGAGCCAGGACACGCCCCCTGCGACTACCTGAAGTTTAAAGGTAAAGCAGCAGCAGGAACCTGAACGAGCAGAGACGGATCTCTACTTTGTTCACCAGTATTCATTTTTTATGTCTGGAGAAATGGATTCAAGTTTACCAGATCATGGATAAATAAGATCATATACAGGAAATAACAATGAAAGGTAGATTGAAAGAGAGTATATCACACCCTCCAAGTGCGAAGTTTGTGTCATAGAGATCACATTTATAAAATATTCAGCCGTTCTTAGTTTTCTAATTGTATCAGTTCaagattcaaattttttttcattgtcagttccctagatgcacaggacatacagggAATTGAGATAATATTTCCCTCTCACCTtgttaaatgaaagaaaaaaaagaggtaaaaatagaataagaataaataagcggTATAAATCTAGTAGTATCAGTCATCATTGAATACCTGCTGAATATATAGCTCTTAACTCTGTTTATAACTAATTAGTGCTAATTAGCAAATGTTAGCATGTTAAAAAGATAAGCATTATCCCTACTTAACACTATGGTGAGCATTTAGCTCGTAGCAGCACAGCCTCACAGACCTGCTAACACGACTGTCGGCTGATTTTCTAATCGCTTATTCCTTTGAAACCTCAGACAGAAACTCAACATTAAAATATAATAGAGGCAGCTAAAATAAAGTGAATAACATTTTATGATGAAAAGAAAAACTTAGAAACTTAAAAACACATCACTGGAAGTAAACCTACAAAGTTTACAAAGAAAAGCTAATGTTACATTTTCATTGCagcaaataagaagaaaaaagaacatgATCAAATGGAAGTAGTCTCCCTGTAATGTATATAAATGCAGAGTTAAAGATATTTTAAACAAGTTCCAATCACATATCCCAAATTTACCAGTAAATTTAATGTTAAATCTCTATTTAGATCTGTCTTTCAGGTAAGCAGTGATAAAGATGAACCcgtttttgtcttttgtaatGAGTTCAGTACTGTCAATATGTGATAAGATAATGGCTAATGATCATATAATTAAGAAGTAATGACTGAAAGATGCCAACAATGCACATGATGAATATAATACACATTAAGACACAAACAATTTAATagcacaaagaaaacaaaaacaaatgtaccCCGATTAAAGAAAAAACCTCACAAAATCCAACCAATAAAACACCAGATAGGCCTTAAACTGAAGCTACTTGATGTCATGCTAATAGGAGATCATATGTCTGTCCTGTGGGCAGCTCTGAGGCTTTACATTTGCCTCTGTCAGTGCATGTCTGCCCTCTAGTGGCCAGTTTAGTACCATATGAGCACGGTGGTTAGACGTACAGGCTGGGCTACGTGTTGACTCAAAGCAGATACTTCTGTCAACAATTTCCATTAGATTTTAATAAATGAATATTAAACTAGTGCTGAGGAAGACAAATAAATGTTGAATGAAAGAGAAGATGAAGGAACTGATCCCCGTCATAAGAACTCGAGCTTGTTCCTCATTCCAAACACTTGAACTCATCTCTTTACtttacacacacttatacactaGAGCCAGATGTCATATGTTAAAACAaaatcaaactaaactgaaacttgAAGAAAAGGTCTAAGTGAATAGTAATAAAAGGTGTATGCCAAGTGATATTTGGGGAAATAAAACTGAGACAGACCAAAGGAAACACAGAACTCAATCAGATTTCTGTTTAACATGAATTCATCTCATTCTCATGTTACTCTTTGCTTTTCCTCAGACCTGATCTTACGTATGCTGGACTATGACCCGAAAAGCCGAATCACGCCATTCTACGCCCTGCAGCACAATTTCTTCAAGAAGACGACAGATGAAGGAACCAACACGAGTTCATCTACATCCACCTCTCCTGCCATGGACCACTCCCATTCAACCTCCACTACTAGCTCTGTTTCTAGCTCTGGTAAAGCACACAGTCTGATCCTAACATGGAACACATTATGACTCTACTCTGTTCATCATGTCTGCCCTGGTCTTAAAGTCTTAATATGAGGAACCCTAACAAAAACAATGATGTCAATCAGACCTCTGTACATTCAGTGATTAGTCATCAAAACACAGCTCATGGGCCAAATCTAATACCAAACTCATGGATGTTAATGGAATAAAgattttcattttggtcatgtctTTTGTTTCCAGGTGGCTCCAGTGGTTCTTCCAATGACAACCGCAACTACCGCTACAGTAACCGCTACTACAACTCTGCTGTTACACATTCTGACTATGAGATGACCAGCCCTCAGGTATGCACAACACCACATCATAGCAGTTACTCATACACAACAGGACATCAGGAAACAAACAATGAATCTGACATtcagaataaaacattttgttgTTAGTGTTGAACGGTAAACAGTTCTTCATAAACTGAGCCTCCATCCACACTAATGTGTTTTCACTTTAAAAGATTTTCATAAAGTATTTGAAATAACactgtaaaacatacaaaaacacatgTCACATGACAAAGAGAGATGATAAAACCACAAATTACACTAATAGTATCTCACTTGTGGTATATGTAGACAGTAGCGTCttgaaaaaaagcagaatttagCTGCATGCAAGCTGCCAACAGAGAGCTGAAGGACAGTATCCCTGGTGAATTAACACCTAGTAATGAAATACATCAATGGCTGGTTGTCAAGGACAACATCTTGTTTCCTCCCTTTCACATGATTCTTTCCTCCGGTATTCAAAGAACCAGTGA from Sphaeramia orbicularis chromosome 16, fSphaOr1.1, whole genome shotgun sequence includes these protein-coding regions:
- the dyrk1b gene encoding dual specificity tyrosine-phosphorylation-regulated kinase 1B isoform X1, producing MVITSSSVEDKTVPSCRMVQTDPWITSALLRKNKSVSSSGCPPTSSSSSSSSSSSSTAQGFSLAEPAMTSQHTHTHPSFSSIHSMAEQQQVLSDMTILQRRIPPSFRDPASAPLRKLSVDLIKTYKHINEVYYTKKKRRAQQVPPEDSSTKKERKVYNDGYDDDNYDYIVKNGEKWLDRYEIDSLIGKGSFGQVVKAYDHHEQEWVAIKIIKNKKAFLNQAQIELRLLELMNKHDTEMKYYIVHLKRHFMFRNHLCLVFELLSYNLYDLLRNTNFRGVSLNLTRKFAQQLCTALLFLATPELSIIHCDLKPENILLCNPKRSAIKIVDFGSSCQLGQRIYQYIQSRFYRSPEVLLGMPYDLAIDMWSLGCILVEMHTGEPLFSGSNEVDQMNKIVEVLGVPPSHMLDAAPKARKYFDKLSDGLWTVKKNKDIKKEYKPPATRRLHEILGVETGGPGGRRAGEPGHAPCDYLKFKDLILRMLDYDPKSRITPFYALQHNFFKKTTDEGTNTSSSTSTSPAMDHSHSTSTTSSVSSSGGSSGSSNDNRNYRYSNRYYNSAVTHSDYEMTSPQAPSQQQMRMWPGSDGGGGGQDPAYTQLLLHKPAASQQHQRHFLDPPHHPHPTYSHHGNGGRGLRQSGQTGIGGGGGQQGSSPQMSDSMDVGVSLGLHHLGAVSSMDASQFGSASLPLALPIGLSAFRTRTAPTAPGPQAPPPEDYYPASNNNNPAAGGRGRPDSDEGPANS
- the dyrk1b gene encoding dual specificity tyrosine-phosphorylation-regulated kinase 1B isoform X2, which gives rise to MTSQHTHTHPSFSSIHSMAEQQQVLSDMTILQRRIPPSFRDPASAPLRKLSVDLIKTYKHINEVYYTKKKRRAQQVPPEDSSTKKERKVYNDGYDDDNYDYIVKNGEKWLDRYEIDSLIGKGSFGQVVKAYDHHEQEWVAIKIIKNKKAFLNQAQIELRLLELMNKHDTEMKYYIVHLKRHFMFRNHLCLVFELLSYNLYDLLRNTNFRGVSLNLTRKFAQQLCTALLFLATPELSIIHCDLKPENILLCNPKRSAIKIVDFGSSCQLGQRIYQYIQSRFYRSPEVLLGMPYDLAIDMWSLGCILVEMHTGEPLFSGSNEVDQMNKIVEVLGVPPSHMLDAAPKARKYFDKLSDGLWTVKKNKDIKKEYKPPATRRLHEILGVETGGPGGRRAGEPGHAPCDYLKFKDLILRMLDYDPKSRITPFYALQHNFFKKTTDEGTNTSSSTSTSPAMDHSHSTSTTSSVSSSGGSSGSSNDNRNYRYSNRYYNSAVTHSDYEMTSPQAPSQQQMRMWPGSDGGGGGQDPAYTQLLLHKPAASQQHQRHFLDPPHHPHPTYSHHGNGGRGLRQSGQTGIGGGGGQQGSSPQMSDSMDVGVSLGLHHLGAVSSMDASQFGSASLPLALPIGLSAFRTRTAPTAPGPQAPPPEDYYPASNNNNPAAGGRGRPDSDEGPANS